The Panicum virgatum strain AP13 chromosome 5K, P.virgatum_v5, whole genome shotgun sequence genome has a window encoding:
- the LOC120706355 gene encoding zinc finger CCCH domain-containing protein 3-like codes for MPLGRYYCDYCDKQFQDTPAARKRHLEGAQHQRARALWYDSVRPQDRHGGASSLLLPDGTLAKGVCHHFVRTGTCKYGDPCRYFHLKPYDANPSLAAPGPGPGAMVQQSNFLGSQPNFVGYQAAERNSFSGNVLGAHTS; via the exons ATGCCGCTGGGGAGATACTACTGCGATTACTGCGACAAGCAGTTCCAGGACACCCCCGCCGCCCGGAAGCGCCACCTGGAGGGCGCCCAGCACCAGCGCGCCCGCGCCCTCTGGTACGActccgtccgcccccaag atcggcacggcggcgcttcCTCCCTCCTACTGCCGGACGGCACCCTCGCCAAGGGCGTCTGCCACCACTTCGTCCGCACG GGGACTTGCAAGTATGGGGATCCATGTAGATACTTCCATCTCAAGCCATATGATGCTAATCCATCGTTAGCTGCACCAG GGCCTGGGCCTGGAGCCATGGTGCAGCAGTCTAATTTTCTTGGCAGCCAACCCAATTTTGTTGGATACCAGGCAGCTGAACGAAATTCTTTCTCAG GGAATGTACTCGGGGCCCACACTTCCTGA
- the LOC120706356 gene encoding glutathione S-transferase T3-like, translating into MEPWMIDMLAGNGGDSHDLEMHETNAGGNHDVQVVETQHGSPQEEQVFREAVVVEATTGVKGNKKRSKNFSVKEDNLLVAAWLEISMDAVQGIDQPRATYWERIHEHYHLHKDFETDRNCGSLAHRWGIILEAVNKFCSWYGHVQRRQESGLTEQDRVLQTCEVFKKEEGKAFCLLHCWNVLRYEEKWNETCANKKQKTSINASPGASTPPSSTSGPGNEQDCASQSTEVTNARPDGRKKEKERLRKGKDPISPTSNLYMDAMENLWAKKKEMEEMKELKKKSETMRELH; encoded by the exons ATGGAACCATGGATGATCGATATGCTTGCAGGCAATGGTGGTGACAGCCACGATCTGGAAATGCATGAGACCAATGCTGGTGGCAACCATGATGTGCAAGTTGTTGAGACTCAACATGGTAGCCCACAAGAGGAACAAGTATTCAGAGAGGCTGTAGTTGTTGAAGCTACCACTGGTGTGAAAGGTAACAAGAAgagatccaaaaattttagtgTTAAGGAGGACAATTTATTGGTGGCAGCATGGTTAGAAATTAGTATGGATGCAGTACAAGGCATTGATCAACCTCGTGCTACTTACTGGGAAAGAATTCATGAGCACTACCACTTGCACAAGGATTTTGAGACTGACCGTAATTGTGGTTCTCTTGCTCATCGTTGGGGTATCATTCTAGAAGCAGTTAACAAGTTTTGTTCATGGTATGGTCATGTGCAAAGAAGGCAGGAAAGCGGTTTGACGGAGCAAGATAGG GTACTTCAAACCTGTGAAGTGTTCAAAAAAGAGGAAGGCAAAGCATTTTGTTTGCTGCATTGTTGGAACGTCTTGCGGTACGAAGAAAAGTGGAATGAGACATGTGCAAATAAGAAACAGAAGACCAGCATCAATGCTAGTCCAGGGGCATCTACTCCTCCAAGCTCTACAAGTGGTCCTGGTAATGAACAGGACTGTGCTAGTCAGTCCACAGAAGTTACCAATGCAAGACCTGATGgtaggaagaaggagaaagaacGCCTGCGCAAAGGTAAAGACCCCATCTCTCCTACTTCAAACCTTTACATGGATGCTATGGAGAATTTGtgggcaaagaagaaagagatggAAGAGATGAAAGAGCTGAAAAAAAAGAGCGAAACGATGAGAGAATTGCATTAG
- the LOC120709694 gene encoding uncharacterized protein LOC120709694: MSGAWRLFNDYFSDNPVYGPTFFRRRFRMGRSLFMRIVQAIEQHDDYFVQKRESNGRLGLSSLQKITAAYMMLSYSVPADFMDQYIRIGESTVIESLRRFVIGIIEVFGDEYLRSPNEQDTARLLAIGERRGFPGMLGSIDCMHWEWKNCPTAWQGQYTGHVHKPTIILEALASQDLWIWHAFFGLPGSHNDINVLHRSHLFGKLAEGEAPPVNYTINGHSYSMGYYLADGIYPKWATFVKSMKSPLGNKKKYFCQAQEAVRKDVERAFGVLQARFAIVRGPARFWDKATLRDIMIACIIMHNMIVEDERNEDEDFRYDGVGQLVRPSPREVRNRTREFHEFMQAHHEIRNVQTHSQLRDDLIEHLWSRHGDIY, encoded by the exons ATGAGCGGCGCGTGGCGATTGTTCAACGATTATTTTTCGGACAATCCAGTCTATGGTCCAACTTTCTTTCGTCGCAG GTTTAGAATGGGCCGTTCTCTGTTTATGCGCATAGTGCAAGCTATAGAGCAACATGATGATTATTTTGTGCAAAAGAGGGAGTCAAATGGTCGCCTTGGGTTATCTTCTTTGCAGAAGATTACTGCAGCATACATGATGTTAAGTTATAGTGTACCAGCAGATTTTATGGATCAATATATTCGTATAGGTGAAAGTACTGTTATAGAAAGTCTTAGAAGGTTTGTTATTGGCATTATCGAGGTCTTTGGAGATGAGTACTTGAGATCTCCGAATGAGCAAGACACTGCTAGACTACTTGCAATTGGTGAGCGTAGGGGTTTTCCAGGGATGCTTGGGAGCATTGACTGTATGCATTGGGAGTGGAAAAATTGTCCTACAGCATGGCAAGGTCAGTATACTGGTCATGTTCATAAGCCCACAATCATTCTGGAAGCATTGGCCTCACAAGATTTATGGATTTGGCACGCATTTTTTGGTTTGCCGGGGTCTCATAATGACATCAATGTTCTTCACCGTTCACATCTGTTCGGAAAATTAGCTGAAGGAGAAGCTCCACCGGTAAATTATACCATCAATGGCCATAGCTATTCAATGGGGTACTACCTTGCAGATGGCATTTATCCGAAATGGGCAACATTTGTGAAGAGCATGAAGTCCCCGCTTGGCaataagaaaaaatatttcTGCCAAGCACAAGAAGCAGTTAGGAAAGATGTGGAAAGAGCTTTTGGAGTTCTACAAGCTCGCTTTGCCATTGTTCGTGGACCAGCCCGTTTTTGGGATAAAGCCACTCTTAGAGATATCATGATAGCTTGTATTATCATGCATAACATGATTGTTGAAGATGAGCGCAATGAAGATGAAGACTTCCGCTATGATGGTGTTGGCCAACTTGTGCGTCCATCACCAAGAGAAGTTCGCAATCGCACACGGGAGTTCCATGAATTCATGCAAGCTCATCATGAAATCAGAAATGTTCAAACTCACTCTCAACTTCGAGATGATCTCATCGAACACCTCTGGAGTCGTCATGGAGACATATATTAG